In Salmo salar chromosome ssa24, Ssal_v3.1, whole genome shotgun sequence, the following proteins share a genomic window:
- the LOC106584957 gene encoding fibroblast growth factor 10, whose product MSTWAAGGSKAASAWSTSGSWFRSGSGSRFRSGSGSGLRSGSSSISGSSFSSLSLSLLLALLLSLSLPLVVCHQPLYRGRNQPHSPNSTLSAPVNSSLAGSRIGGTGQTGDPLGRTGGPLGRHVRSYNHLQGDVRRRKLFSFQKFFLRIDKNGRVNGTKSKDDPLSILEITSVDVGVVAIKGLGSNYYLAISTKGELYGAKEFGIDCTLKERIEENGYNTYASAEWRNKKRQMFVGLSVQGRPLRGKKTRRRNTATHFLPIMV is encoded by the exons ATGAGCACATGGGCTGCTGGAGGGAGTAAGGCTGCCTCTGCCTGGTCCACCTCTGGGTCTTGGTTTAGGTCTGGCTCTGGGTCCAGGTTTAGGTCTGGTTCTGGGTCTGGGCTAAGGTCTGGCTCCAGCTCCATCTCTGGGTCCTCCTTTTCCAGCCTGTCACTGTCTCTGCTGCTAGCACTGctgctctccctttccctccctttgGTTGTCTGTCATCAACCTCTCTACAGAGGCAGGAACCAGCCCCACAGCCCCAACAGCACTCTTAGTGCCCCAGTGAACAGTTCCCTGGCTGGGTCCAGGATTGGAGGAACTGGGCAGACTGGGGATCCCTTAGGAAGGACAGGGGGTCCACTTGGGAGGCATGTACGCAGCTACAACCACCTGCAAGGAGATGTGCGGCGGAGAAAGCTCTTCTCCTTCCAGAAGTTCTTCCTGCGGATCGATAAGAATGGCCGAGTCAACGGAACCAAGAGCAAAGATGACCCACTCA GTATTCTGGAGATTACATCAGTGGATGTGGGCGTGGTGGCTATCAAAGGACTGGGCAGTAACTACTACCTGGCTATCAGCACCAAGGGAGAGCTGTATGGAGCG AAAGAGTTTGGCATTGACTGCACACTGAAGGAACGTATTGAAGAGAACGGCTATAACACCTACGCCTCAGCCGAGTGGAGGAACAAGAAGAGACAGATGTTTGTGGGCCTGAGTGTCCAGGGGAGGCCACTGAGAGGGAAGAAAACACGGAGGAGGAATACGGCCACACACTTCCTCCCTATCATGGTGTGA